One genomic window of Oncorhynchus clarkii lewisi isolate Uvic-CL-2024 chromosome 5, UVic_Ocla_1.0, whole genome shotgun sequence includes the following:
- the LOC139408760 gene encoding tescalcin b yields MGALQSLPDEPEYRDLSEKTGFSFEQIGILHKRFKQLSHNEDTLRRDDLNTIPDLSCNPIRTQIIEAFFDKRNFHQNGEGTVQEISFEEFLVVMSHFRPPALDMTEEQREIIRREKLRFLFNMHDTDNDGTITLEEYRHVVEELLSRSGALGKETAKGIADAAMLEVASISMGHMEPDEFYEGITFEHFLKILKDIEIETRMNIRFLNMDTTNLCK; encoded by the exons ATGGGTGCATTACAGTCGTTACCTGATGAACCCGAATACAGAGATCTCTCAGAAAAGACCGGCT TTTCCTTCGAGCAGATTGGAATCCTGCATAAAAGATTCAAGCAGTTGAGCCACAATGAAGACACGCTGAG ACGTGATGACCTCAACACAATTCCAGACCTGTCATGCAACCCGATCCGAACCCAAATTATAGAGGCCTTCTTTGACAAAAG AAACTTCCATCAGAATGGTGAGGGGACTGTCCAGGAGATCAGCTTTGAGGAGTTCCTGGTGGTCATGTCCCACTTCAGACCTCCAGCACTGGAcatgacagaggaacagagagagattatCAGGAGGGAAAAACTCCGCT TCCTATTTAACATGCACGACACAGACAATGATGGAACAATCACTCTGGAGGAGTACCGACAT gtagtGGAGGAGCTGCTGTCTCGGAGTGGAGCCCTGGGGAAGGAAACGGCTAAAGGCATAGCAGACGCTGCCATGCTGGAGGTAGCCAGTATCTCCATGGGTCACATG GAACCAGATGAGTTTTATGAGGGGATCACTTTTGAACATTTCCTAAAG ATACTGAAAGATATTGAGATTGAGACAAGAATGAACATTCGCTTTTTGAATATGGACACGACGAACCTGTGCAAGTGA